CTGTTCGGGAGGAGCGCCGCAGGCGGTGGGTCTTCTGGCGGGCGCTCTTGGACGCTCAGGCGATTGCGCAGCCGCCGAACGAGAACTCGCAACGCTTCTGGAGCGTCGACGTACGCAGCATGTCCCCGCCATCAGCATCGCGCTGGCGTACGCAGGACTCGGGCAGCCGGACCGCGCATTCGAATGGCTCGAGCGGACGTTCGAGGAACGCGATATCTGGCTGATTGCGGAAGTCTTATACATGCACAACCTGGACCCGGTGCGACACGATCCCCGGATGGCCGACTTGCGGCGGCGGATCGCAGAACGGGGCGTGCGGGCGGAAGTCGAAGGATGAATCGTGTCACTTCCTCAGGACGGCCGAATTCGATGTGGCCGCGGCGTGATAACGCTTTTCACCGGCCTCGATGCGCACGGGCAGCTTGTTGGCAGACGGCGGCAGTGGGCAGGTCGTCCATGGATTGTAGGCGCACGGTGGGTTCTGGGCGCGATTGAAGTCGAGCACGACCTTGCCGTCGGCGGTCGGCGCGTCGGTGTAGAGGAACCGTGCCGACGGATACGTGGCATCGGCGCTCGTGAGAT
This DNA window, taken from Gemmatimonadaceae bacterium, encodes the following:
- a CDS encoding DUF1684 domain-containing protein, with translation MAGKTQTMEAWKSSERLWFVFRDLTSADATYPSARFLYTDAPTADGKVVLDFNRAQNPPCAYNPWTTCPLPPSANKLPVRIEAGEKRYHAAATSNSAVLRK